In Pyrus communis chromosome 15, drPyrComm1.1, whole genome shotgun sequence, the genomic stretch AATTTCGTTTGATTTTTCCTTATTATATCCCGCTGCGTCAAAATGAAACAGCACCCACCACGCATTGACGGGTATGGGCGTCACAAGTGAGGAAAGAGTAAACCAAAACATATTACCGCCAAGTCCGAGCAAGTTGTAGCCCAACTTTGTTTACCCTCACATATATACGAAATACGATGCATGCATATAATAAATAATTCATTCCATTTCTACGCGTTTAATTATTTGACCacctcctataaatacttgaGGCTTCATTCACTCCTAAACACAACCAGCGGATTACAATACTCGCAGAGCCAAAAGTACTTTGTTTCACAGCAGATATCCTCTTCGTGCTAGCTAGTTACTCGCAAAACCAAAGCTATAAGCTGCGTCTAGCTTgcagtgtatatatatatatatacccaaACACATCCTTTACCAAAATTTACCACAAGATGAGCTCCTCCAAAATGTTATTGATGTACTTTCTACAGCTACTTGTTGGTTTGGCTACCACCTTGGTGATGGTGCAAGGCCAGGGCAAACTTACACGAGTTGGATTCTACTCGGGTACATGTCCAGCAGCAGAGTCTATTGTCAAACAAACGGTTCAAACTCATTTCAACTCCAACCCTTCCGTTGCTCCTGGCTTGTTAAGGATGCACTTCCATGACTGCTTTGTCCAAGGTTGTGATGCTTCTGTCCTTCTTGACGGCCCTAATACTGAGAAAACCGCTGGGCCTAACCTCGGTTTAAGAGGTTGGGAAGTCATTGACGATGCAAAGACCAAGCTCGAAGCTGCATGCCCAGGAGTTGTTTCTTGTGCAGATATTCTCGCCCTCGCTGCCCGTGATTCCGTAGTTCTTGTAAGTATCcattatttatttgattgttgCTCTTGTGCTTGTTAGCTTTGAGTTGATATATCGGTAAAAACAACTATATATTCATACCCTCCTCTAATGTACATAATTTTACTTATTGCAGACCAAAGGATTCACTTGGAATGTGCCTACTGGAAGAAAAGATGGACGAGTTTCGCTGGCCACAGAGACTAGTAATTTGCCTGGCTTTAGAGAATCGATTGATGTACAAAAGCGCAAGTTCCAAGATTTGGGTCTCAACACTCAAGATCTTGTCACGCTCGTTGGTGCACACAGCATTGGCACTTCAGCTTGCCTGTTCTTCAGGTACAGACTGTACAACTTCACCACCACCGGAAATGGCGCTGATGAAACAATCAACCCTTTATTCCTTGCCCAATTACGATCAATTTGCCCTGAAAATGGTGACACGGCCAGGCGTGTTGATTTAGACACGGGCAGTGCAAGTCGATTCGATGCAACTTTCTTCACAAATTTGAAGAATGGTCGCGGAATACTTGAGTCGGATCAGAAGTTATGGACCGACGCCACCACTAAAAGTTTTGTCCAACGATTTTTGGGCGTGAGAGGCTTACAAGCATTGAATTTCAACATCGAGTTCGGAAAGTCGATGGTGAAAATGAGTAACATCGGTGTAAAATCTGCCACAAATGGTGAAATCCGCCGCATTTGTTCTGCAGTCAACTAACGAAGTCAATGACCAAGATTGTTGGATAtttctactaattaattaattaattagttttattcTTTTGTTGTCACAATCAAGCCATGTTGTATTACTTTCATTTCGTTTCTCATGTGTCTTCAAAGAGAAAGATACCTTGAGCTCATTCTTTGGTTTCTGTAAGCTGTTAAATGTTAAATATATCATTCTTTTACCTGAAAGTTTTATATTTCAagtactttttaaatttttcttgcATACTACTCTTTTTGTATTACTGGATAATGTGTATATGCTAGGGAGTCGAACCTATAAGGACAttgacaactttttttttaaggaaaatacTTAAGAAAACAAGACCTCGAaaaagttttcagttttcattacCAAATTGAAGAAATGGTGATTATTGATAGGATTCCTCATGAGGGACGAACAAAGAAAGGAGGAGTAACGAATTGTGCGACAATCTTACATTAAAGAGTACTTCTTTTTAACTATGGCTGATGTACTCTTCACGTTGTTTAGTCTCACTTTGCCCCATATACTCTTCTCTTGTGGCCCACTTTACTCTATCCTATCAACGAGATTAGAGAAGCTTTAGCTTTGCCAATGTGGCAGAGGCTATTTGATCTTTTGAACACTGAATATGGGGATAAGTTAAAAGAAACTGTAAGTTAAATTCTACTCAGGTGGTGGCAAAACATATTCCAATATTGGAACTTCTTGGCCGTTATTCACACCTCTGATTAATTTGAAAGAGTGAGATGTTGatttcaattaatttgaatattgATTGTTGAGTTATGTATGAATTTATTgtctaaaaaattattatgttttaaaatgagGAGGATTTTTTGATTAAATTCTCATAGGTCTATGAAAATATCAGAGACGACCTTGATTtcagagagatttttcagtgtgaccgtcacatgaggtggtacaccacgtgtccttatataaatagtgggttatgtgtgttaaaaggttaataacttaaaaattaaaaattttcaccacttacataaaaacacgtgatgtacaaTCCGTGtttccgtcacaactaaaaatttctcacgATTTCATTGACACTTTAGATTCTAGTATCATTTGACAGCGATTAAAGAAAGAATTGGCTGAAAACGTCTATGTTTGGGAAAAAGCCAATGATACGCGGTACAGTCCACCAATACACAAcagtaaataatatatatacacacacatggtTGACAAAGTTGGAGTAGAAAATTCAGAAGTGGAAGGGCTCCATGTTTGACCAAAACTTATAACAAGAAAAGGAAACAGCACCATGCATGCATTCACGGGTACGGGCGTTACAATTGAGGAAAGAATAAACCAAAACTTAGTATACGTACTGCCAACTGCTAAGATAAGTAGATAGACATATAGTCTTAGAGAGTTGATCTTTCCTCTTCTAGTCTTCTGGTTGACCTCATTTTTTGTGGCCGACTTTCTTTACCCTCATATACATTTTCATGATAGTTTTAAATTACTTTCAGTGACGAATTTTATCCAGAAAATCAGGGACGGAGAGCATATATACAAGGGACGGGGGTCGCCATGCCCCTGCATTTTCCTGAAAACCCCTACTAACGAGTTAGAGAAACCATTAGGACTGAAGAAATACTAAGAGATATTCACCAAAGAATGAGGCCCAGTCAttaacatttaaattttttttttttgggagctTTTAGATTTTATGACCTAAATAAGATTATTTTTAGATTATAACTTGCATGGTTTTCTCTATCCAGTTTAAGTCCCTATTTTAAAATCTTAACGCCATGTCATATTTAATTGCCCGTATCACATACACTTTACAAACTTCCCATCTACATTTTTCTGTTCAATTCATAAGTAAGACTATAAATTGGAAATTGACTTTCACACTCAAATCACCCATTAatacacttaaatcaaaattctaaagttttaaaatttttggaaaGTACAAATAGgtacaagaaaataaataaaaatttttatattgattaattGTGAATATAAACGTGAaagaaatgacaaaaatacattacaaaagaaaagcaaaacatcatcaccaacacaatTCCCatctccataaaaaaaaaaaaaaaaaaagaaaaaaaaagaagaacacCCATAAAAATTATAAGTATATTAACAAAGTGCTATACATGGGTACGGAAGTATAAGTGCATAAGCATAGGTACGGAAGTATAAGTGCATAAGCATAGGTACGGAAGTATTAGTGCATAGGCATAGGTACGGAAGTATAAGTACATAGGCATAGGTACGGAAATATAAGTGCATAGGCATAGGTACAAAAGTATAAGGGCATAAACATAGGTACATAATTTTGGTATGCAAACTTTACTCCATGTATCTTCATACAAGTACACAAATCATAGATTTAAAAATacgttgtcacatcccggcccgagacggatcacttcccaggcccactccaccaccgtagcacgatattgtccgctttgggcttaccattccctcacggttttgtttttggaaactcacgagcaacttcccagtgggtcacccatcatgggattgctctagccccttttctcgcttaacttcggagttcctacggaacccgaagccagtgagcttccaaaaggcctcgtgctaggtagagataggaatatacatataaggatcactcccctaggcaatgtgggatgtcacaatccaccccccttaggggcccgacgtcctcgtcggcacaccacggctagggttaggctctgataccaaattgtcacatcccggcccgagacggatcacttcccgggcccactccaccaccgtagcacgatattgtccgctttgggcttaccacaccacggccagggttaggctctgataccaaattgtcacatccctggccgggcgggactacttcccgg encodes the following:
- the LOC137716726 gene encoding peroxidase N1-like, producing the protein MSSSKMLLMYFLQLLVGLATTLVMVQGQGKLTRVGFYSGTCPAAESIVKQTVQTHFNSNPSVAPGLLRMHFHDCFVQGCDASVLLDGPNTEKTAGPNLGLRGWEVIDDAKTKLEAACPGVVSCADILALAARDSVVLTKGFTWNVPTGRKDGRVSLATETSNLPGFRESIDVQKRKFQDLGLNTQDLVTLVGAHSIGTSACLFFRYRLYNFTTTGNGADETINPLFLAQLRSICPENGDTARRVDLDTGSASRFDATFFTNLKNGRGILESDQKLWTDATTKSFVQRFLGVRGLQALNFNIEFGKSMVKMSNIGVKSATNGEIRRICSAVN